CACATCAATGGCGGCATGGCGATGCTCTGATACCGGCATTTGGCCGGGCCTGATGACAATCGCATTCTATCTGCTATATCAGCCGGGACTTGCCAGAGGCCGCGCAGGGCTTTAGGGCAGATTGCAAATCAAACACAATCAACAACAGACAAATCAACAAGCCAGAAGGAACCCCGATGAGTGATACAGCTGATCGCGTAAAGAAAATTGTTGTCGAGCATCTCGGCGTGGAAGCGGACAAGGTCTCGACCGATGCCAGCTTCATTGACGATCTGGGCGCAGACAGCCTCGATATTGTCGAGCTGGTCATGGCATTCGAAGAGGAATTCGGTGTCGAAATCCCCGATGACGCGGCTGAAAAGATCAGCACCGTCAACGATGCAATCGACTATATCGACAACAATAAGGGCTGATTGCGTTTCCGCGTCTCGCCGACCGCGCAAGCGGGCAGACGCAGAGAGGCTTTTGCCAAGAAGATCGATTGATAGATATTTCCGGGTCTTCCGTTTCGGGCTATAGCGTCGGGCGGAAGGCCCTTTTTTATCGGCTGATCACGCAATTGTGATTGGGACCGCTTGTGAACAGGCGGTATCCCGGCCGAGCGATTTGGAGAACAAGCAATGCGTCGTGTGGTGGTGACCGGATTGGGTTTGGTGACGCCTCTGGGCGGTGATGTGGAAACCAGCTGGCAAAACCTGATTGCCGGAAGATCGGGCGCGGGACCGATTACCCGGTTCGATCCGGTTGATCAAAAATGCAAGATCGCCTGTGAGGTCAAACCGGCCGACCATGACTGGGGCTTCGACCCCGACAAACGGGTCGACAGCAAGATCCAGCGTCAGGTCGATCCGTTTATCGTCTACGGCATTGATGCCGCCGGTCAGGCGCTTGAAGATGCCGGGCTGACCGATATGAGCGATGAAGAGAAACGTCGTACCGGCTGCTCGATCGGTGCCGGTATTGGCGGCTTGCCGGGTATCGAGAAGGAATCGATCGTTCTCCACGAGCGCGGTCCCGGTCGGGTAAGCCCGCATTTTGTCCATGGTCGTCTGATCAACCTTGTCACCGGTCAGGTGCAGATCAAATATGGCTTTATGGGCCCCAATCATGCGGTGGTGACAGCATGTTCCACCGGTGCGCACTCCATCGGCGATGCGGCACGAATGATCGCGCTCGACGATGCCGATGTGATGCTGGCCGGTGGTGCGGAAAGCACGATCAATCCGCTTGGTGTTGCCGGTTTTGCCCAGGCACGTGCGCTCAACACCGGTTATAATGACCGCCCCGAAGCGGCGAGCCGCCCCTATGACAAGGACCGGGAGGGCTTCGTCATGGGTGAGGGTGCCGGTGTTGTGGTGCTCGAGGAATATGAGCGGGCCAAGGCACGCGGCGCGACCATCTATGCCGAAGTCGTCGGCTATGGTCTGTCGGGTGATGCCTATCATGTCACTGCACCGCATCCCGATGGTATCGGTGCGCAGCTGGCGATGGAAATGGCGCTGAAAAAGGCTGGCATGGGGCCTGGCGACATCGATTATGTCAATGCCCATGGTACATCAACCATGGCCGATACCATTGAGCTGGCCGCGGTGAAGCGGGTGCTGGGCGATGATCTGGCGGGGGCTTCGATGAGCAGCACCAAATCGGCTATCGGTCATCTGCTCGGCGGTGCAGGTGCGGTGGAAGCGGTGTTCTGCATATTGGCACTGCGCGACCAGATCGTGCCGCCGACGCTCAACCTCGATAATCCGGATGAAGGCACGGAAGCTGTTGATCTGGTACCGCACAAGGCGAGGAAGCGCGAAGTGCGCGCGGTGCTTAACAACAGCTTCGGCTTTGGCGGTACCAATGCCAGCCTGATCATGAAGGCTGTGTAACGCTCATGGCCCGGCGCGTCGGCTGCCTTATCCTGCTGCTCGCGGTTCTCGGCGCAGGGGTGCTCGCCGGCAACTTCCTCTGGGGCTGGAACGGTGCCGGACCTGCGGAAGAAGAGATCAGCTTCATCCTGCCTGAAGGCACCAGCCTGACCGAGGCCGCTGCACTGCTAGAAGAGGCGGGCGCGGTGCGTTCGGCCAGCGCCTTTCTCAACCGGGCAAAGATTCTCGGCAATGGCGACCCGATCAAGGCGGGCGAATTCCTGATCCCTGCCGGGGCCAGCAATGCCGACATTTTGGCGATATTGCAGGGCAATGATTTCGTGCTGCGGCTGGTCACCATACCCGAAGGCATGCCCAGCATATTGGTACACGAAACGCTGATGGCC
Above is a genomic segment from Pseudomonadota bacterium containing:
- a CDS encoding acyl carrier protein, which produces MSDTADRVKKIVVEHLGVEADKVSTDASFIDDLGADSLDIVELVMAFEEEFGVEIPDDAAEKISTVNDAIDYIDNNKG
- the fabF gene encoding beta-ketoacyl-ACP synthase II; its protein translation is MRRVVVTGLGLVTPLGGDVETSWQNLIAGRSGAGPITRFDPVDQKCKIACEVKPADHDWGFDPDKRVDSKIQRQVDPFIVYGIDAAGQALEDAGLTDMSDEEKRRTGCSIGAGIGGLPGIEKESIVLHERGPGRVSPHFVHGRLINLVTGQVQIKYGFMGPNHAVVTACSTGAHSIGDAARMIALDDADVMLAGGAESTINPLGVAGFAQARALNTGYNDRPEAASRPYDKDREGFVMGEGAGVVVLEEYERAKARGATIYAEVVGYGLSGDAYHVTAPHPDGIGAQLAMEMALKKAGMGPGDIDYVNAHGTSTMADTIELAAVKRVLGDDLAGASMSSTKSAIGHLLGGAGAVEAVFCILALRDQIVPPTLNLDNPDEGTEAVDLVPHKARKREVRAVLNNSFGFGGTNASLIMKAV